The following is a genomic window from Rhodothermales bacterium.
CGACCGCCTCGATCGAAAAGGAAGACACTGTGCTGAGCACAAACGGCATCGCCAGAGACGCCGCTGCCTTGCTCGAGGCTAATTCACCTTCTGAATGAAGAATATTCTGTACTCCTATGGGTGCCAACAGAATCGGTGACTTGATCCTCAGTCCCAAAAGATTGGATCCAAGCCGACAAGAGTTGACGTCGCCGAGCACACGCGGTACGATGTTCCAGGTATCGAACGCCGCCTCGTTCTGCTCGACCGCCTGTCCGTCCGCAGCCCCGCCGATCAGATAACCGAATGCGTCGTCAGTCAGCTTCTGCCGGGCAGCCTGCCGCAACTCGGCATACGAAACCGGGAATGCTCCCGATTGCCCCTGCAGACGGCTCATGTAGATCTGCATCTGCCGATCCACACCCGGCGCCTTGTTCTCGTGCTCTGCCAATGCGTGACCTCCTACTCTCTCTCGTCGCGCCTGTCAAGGACGGCCAGCGTCACGCGGCTGATGCACACGAGTGACTCCGAGTCGTCAGTGATTTCGACATGCCACACCTGGATGCGTCCCCCGAGATGAACGGGCTGGGCCCGACCGGTAACGATACCCGAGCGCGCCTGGCGAACATGGTTGGCGTTGATCTCGACGCCGACGACCATCTGGTCTTCCCGAACAGCGAGCGTCCCGGCGATGCTTGCGAGTGTCTCCGCGAGCGCAACGGATGCACCCCCGTGCAGCAAGCCGTACGGCTGGCGCGTGCGCTCATCCACCGGCATGGTCGCCGTCACGGACTCTTCGCCCACTTCGGTACAGCGGATATCCAGATGCCCGACCAGCGACTCGCCTGCGAACGCATTGATCTCTTCGGGCCCCATGGTCCGCATCCAGATCGTACCATCAATCATTCCTCACACCTCGTCGTGTCTGGCTAGTCGACGCATGCATCATACGACACATAACTCGTATGGCGACCGACCTTTTCCGAGTACAGGCCGTCGATCACATGGCTGTATTTCTGGCACACGTAGGACCGACGCATCTTGCGGGTCGGGGTCAGTTCGCCGGTGGCCTCCGTAAAGGGCGCAGGCAAAATACTGAACCGCTTGATCTGCTCGGCACGTGCCAGTTGCCCGTTTACTTCGTCAACATGCTCCTTGATCACCCGCACGGCGGCCTCGAGGGCCTCGGCCGAATTCCACGCCGAATCCATGTCCCACGTCAGTACCTCCATCCCACTCTTGCTAAGCGTGAACAGAGCCGTCAGAAACTTCTTTCCATCACCAATGACCATGACGTCGTGAACCAGCGTATGATCGGACAGCAGACTCTCGAGATGCCGCGGCGCAATGTTCTTACCCCCGGCCGTAATTATCATTTCCTTCTTGCGACCTGTGATCCGAAGCGATCCTGACTCGTCGATCTCTCCCAGATCTCCCGAATACAACCAGCCGCCTTTGAGCGCAGCCCGGGTCGATACCGGATCGTCCAGATACCCCGGGAACACGTTGGGTCCACGGATGAGGATTTCGCCGTCGGCGGCGACACGCAGTTCGACACCGTCGAAGGCTTCTCCCACATAGCCATATTGCACGCGCCCGGGCCTCGAAAAAGCCGCCGGTCCACCGCACTCGCTCAGCCCGTAGATCTCCCGGATCTCGATCCCGATGCCGGCAAAAAACATCAGGAGATCCGCAGAAATCGGTGCCGATCCACTGATGACGGTGTGGGCTTTGTCAAGCCCCAGCTTCTTCCGAAGGGACGGTGCGATGATCGAGTTCGCGACCAGTCCGCGGAGGCCGGATCTCTTGCCGTTCCCCACAGCCTCTGCAGAGAGCGCCCATCGAGCGAGACGCGGGCGGAGGCCCCGGGCGTCGTTGAGGCCCGATCGAATCACCTCATACATCTTTTCCCAGAGCCGAGGCACACCCACAAATATCG
Proteins encoded in this region:
- a CDS encoding alpha-hydroxy-acid oxidizing protein; the protein is MAEHENKAPGVDRQMQIYMSRLQGQSGAFPVSYAELRQAARQKLTDDAFGYLIGGAADGQAVEQNEAAFDTWNIVPRVLGDVNSCRLGSNLLGLRIKSPILLAPIGVQNILHSEGELASSKAAASLAMPFVLSTVSSFSIEAV
- a CDS encoding hotdog fold thioesterase; the encoded protein is MIDGTIWMRTMGPEEINAFAGESLVGHLDIRCTEVGEESVTATMPVDERTRQPYGLLHGGASVALAETLASIAGTLAVREDQMVVGVEINANHVRQARSGIVTGRAQPVHLGGRIQVWHVEITDDSESLVCISRVTLAVLDRRDERE
- a CDS encoding long-chain fatty acid--CoA ligase, with product MSTIPDIFFDRAGRTPDALAHAVNTNSDGGFTWSNSSWKDYADAVRHVAASLIAAGLHPGDRVAILASNRPEWIHTDMAAMTIGAVPLGIYATASPEQMEYLLHHSRARLLVIETEEQYQRIAAHIENLPELGSIVLMPGSEPQSTAITSWDEFLDRGRAVPAGDVDRRRSELQSEDLGSLVYTSGTTGPPKAVMLSHGNLVETAHMGAQAIESQDGDRALSYLPLAHVAERGVSLLGPITAGYAVYFCSDLENLPRYMRNVRPTIFVGVPRLWEKMYEVIRSGLNDARGLRPRLARWALSAEAVGNGKRSGLRGLVANSIIAPSLRKKLGLDKAHTVISGSAPISADLLMFFAGIGIEIREIYGLSECGGPAAFSRPGRVQYGYVGEAFDGVELRVAADGEILIRGPNVFPGYLDDPVSTRAALKGGWLYSGDLGEIDESGSLRITGRKKEMIITAGGKNIAPRHLESLLSDHTLVHDVMVIGDGKKFLTALFTLSKSGMEVLTWDMDSAWNSAEALEAAVRVIKEHVDEVNGQLARAEQIKRFSILPAPFTEATGELTPTRKMRRSYVCQKYSHVIDGLYSEKVGRHTSYVSYDACVD